The genomic interval TAACGACAGAAGTGATCGTCTTTATCAAGGGAAGGAAACCGTCTCAATACATCGGGACAAGGGAATATTTTTCGCTGCATGGCCCTGCTTTCATGTGCGGGCGGCATTCGCCCGGAACTTTCCCATCCGCTCGCAAAAGAACCGCATGCCATTGGCGATATGGGATTCCAGCAGGGCGGTTGCCTTGTCCACGTCGCCCTCTTCGCTGGCCTGCACGATCATCTCGTGCTTTCTCAGCGATCCCATCACGGTTTCGGCGTCGTGCTGAATGCGGTTGCGCAAAGCCGCAAGCCTGCCGCCGACACGTCGATAGGCCTCGATCAGGAACCGGTTGCGGGACCTGGACAGGATGGTTTCGTGAAAGCTGGTGTCCAGAACGCCGTAAGCCTTGCCGTTCCTGGTGACGATGCTGGCTTTCATCTCTTCCAGCAGGGCGTTCAGTTGCGCGCAGAGCCCTGCCGCATCCGATTTCAGCGCCGCCCGAAGCGCGGCGGTTTCCAGAATCGCGCGATAGTCGCCCAGTTCCTCGAATTCGGCTTCGTCCATGTCAAAGACGAAGGCGCCCCGAAACGGGACGATCTGGACAAGGTTCTGGCCTTGCAGCTCGATCAGGGCTTCGCGCACCGGCGTCCGGCTGACCCCCAGGCTTTCGCACAGGGCTTTTTCGTTCAGCGTCATGCCAAAGGCGAATGCGCCATCGATGATGGCGTCGCGCAGCGTCAGGGCGACGTTTTCCTGGGTCGAAAGCCGCCGCAATTTCAGGCCGTTTCCCGCTTGCACCATCCTGGACTCCTCCCGAATGCAGCTCACTCGACAAAATATTGCATACAATATTTTTGAGCAGCATTCAAACGATTCTGATGCCGCCTCTCAGGGGGAGATGCTGAATCCGTGGAAAAGAGGCGCCTTCAGCCCTGCTTTGCACGACTGACGAAATCCCGCCCCGCCCCCACGACCATCGCCATCGGGGGCGAGATCACCAGATGCGCGCCATCGGCAAAAGCCTGACGTGCACCTTCGGCATCCGAGGCCGAACAGGCCACCCATTTGCCATAGGCGCGGGCGCATTCGGTGACCTTTCGGGTGGCGGCAAGCACCTCGGGATGCTTGCGTTCGCCGGGCCGGCCCATGCTGGCCGCCAGATCGCCCGAGCCGATAAGCACGGCGTCGACGGCGGGCGAGGCGGCGATGGCGTCGACCGCCTCGATGCCGGCCATGGTCTCGACCATCGCGCCGCAAATGATCTGGGCATTGGACGCCGCCACGAAGTCGCGCGGTGCCATGTCGATGCCGTAATTCGCGACGCGGGTGATGGTCGTCAGCCCGCGGCTGCCCTTGGGCGGGTATCGCATCGCGACACCGGCGGCCTCGGCCTCTTGCACGGACTGGATATGCGGCACGAAGACTCCCTCCGCGCCCATGTCCAGGAATTGCTGGATCGCATGAGGCACGCCCGGCGCGCGCGCCAGGACGCTCATGCCGCCGGCCTGCGCGGTGCGCAGCATGATCTCGCATTGCATCGGGTTCAGGATGCCGTGCTCGCCGTCCAGCATGATGAAATCGAAGCCGGACAGGGCCAGCATGTCCACGAACCAGGGGCTGTCGAAATTGATCATCGTCCCCAGCGCGGGCTCTCCGGCTTCGAGCTTCGAGCGCAGGCGCTGGGTGCCTATCATCATCTCGGGACCCCTTCTTCGTGCATCAGCGCAGGCGATAGCGGCACGCGGCGTCCGACATGGAGAGCCCCTGTCGCAGGCTTTCCTGCATTTCCTGCTCGGCGTCGCAGATCTCG from Paracoccus sp. MA carries:
- a CDS encoding GntR family transcriptional regulator, with product MVQAGNGLKLRRLSTQENVALTLRDAIIDGAFAFGMTLNEKALCESLGVSRTPVREALIELQGQNLVQIVPFRGAFVFDMDEAEFEELGDYRAILETAALRAALKSDAAGLCAQLNALLEEMKASIVTRNGKAYGVLDTSFHETILSRSRNRFLIEAYRRVGGRLAALRNRIQHDAETVMGSLRKHEMIVQASEEGDVDKATALLESHIANGMRFFCERMGKFRANAART
- a CDS encoding HpcH/HpaI aldolase/citrate lyase family protein, translated to MMIGTQRLRSKLEAGEPALGTMINFDSPWFVDMLALSGFDFIMLDGEHGILNPMQCEIMLRTAQAGGMSVLARAPGVPHAIQQFLDMGAEGVFVPHIQSVQEAEAAGVAMRYPPKGSRGLTTITRVANYGIDMAPRDFVAASNAQIICGAMVETMAGIEAVDAIAASPAVDAVLIGSGDLAASMGRPGERKHPEVLAATRKVTECARAYGKWVACSASDAEGARQAFADGAHLVISPPMAMVVGAGRDFVSRAKQG